In one window of Caenimonas aquaedulcis DNA:
- the arsC gene encoding arsenate reductase (glutaredoxin) (This arsenate reductase requires both glutathione and glutaredoxin to convert arsenate to arsenite, after which the efflux transporter formed by ArsA and ArsB can extrude the arsenite from the cell, providing resistance.), which produces MDEVTIYHNPQCGTSRNTLGLIRNAGIEPVVIEYLQHPPTRERLKELIAAMGVPVRDAMRRKGTPYDELGLDDPAVTDDQLLDAMLAHPILINRPIVVTAKGVRLCRPSEMVVDLLPRPQRGLFTKEDGEVVKFNPT; this is translated from the coding sequence ATGGACGAAGTGACGATCTATCACAACCCGCAGTGCGGCACCTCCCGCAACACGCTGGGCCTGATCCGCAACGCCGGCATCGAGCCGGTGGTCATCGAATACCTCCAGCACCCGCCTACGCGCGAGCGGCTGAAGGAGCTCATCGCCGCGATGGGCGTTCCCGTCCGCGACGCGATGCGGCGCAAGGGCACGCCCTATGACGAGCTGGGTCTGGACGACCCCGCCGTCACCGACGACCAGCTGCTCGACGCGATGCTCGCGCATCCGATCCTGATCAACCGGCCCATCGTCGTGACGGCGAAAGGCGTGCGCCTGTGCCGGCCCTCGGAAATGGTCGTGGACCTGCTGCCGAGGCCGCAGCGCGGGCTCTTCACCAAGGAAGACGGCGAAGTCGTGAAGTTCAATCCGACTTGA
- a CDS encoding Bug family tripartite tricarboxylate transporter substrate binding protein: MIPRRPFLILAGALLAPFTAAAQDAARAYPSRPITLIVPYAAGGSSDVRARQVGQKLAASLGQPLIVDNKPGANGNIGTLAIAKAAPDGYTIGIGNLAPLTVNRTLIPGTTPFDPATDLVPVALIEKGPLVLVVNDKSPYRNAQELLAAMKAKPGRFSYASAGSGGSFHLAGEMFKSETGVFATHIPYRGGGPAMNDMLSGQVDYMFEMVPSAIGYLKASPPKLRALAVAHDRRLPSLPDVPTFAELGIRHMEISNWFGIVAPKGTPKAIVDKLNAAINQALREPDLALRITEPGNVVGGGTPAQFAEFIGAETQRWGQLIRDRNIKSD; encoded by the coding sequence ATGATCCCCCGCAGACCCTTCCTCATTCTTGCAGGCGCACTCCTCGCGCCCTTCACCGCGGCGGCGCAGGACGCGGCCCGCGCCTATCCGTCCAGGCCGATCACGCTGATCGTTCCCTATGCCGCCGGCGGCAGCTCGGACGTCCGTGCGCGGCAGGTCGGGCAGAAACTCGCCGCCTCGCTGGGCCAGCCGCTGATCGTGGACAACAAGCCCGGCGCGAACGGCAACATCGGCACGCTGGCCATCGCCAAGGCCGCGCCCGACGGCTACACCATCGGCATCGGCAACCTCGCGCCGCTCACCGTGAACCGCACGCTGATCCCCGGCACGACGCCGTTCGACCCCGCGACCGATCTCGTGCCCGTTGCGCTGATCGAGAAGGGCCCGCTGGTGCTGGTGGTCAACGACAAGTCCCCGTATCGCAACGCGCAGGAACTGCTCGCCGCGATGAAGGCGAAGCCCGGGCGCTTCAGCTACGCCTCCGCCGGGTCGGGCGGGTCATTCCACCTCGCCGGCGAAATGTTCAAGTCGGAAACGGGCGTGTTCGCCACGCACATCCCCTACCGCGGCGGCGGCCCGGCGATGAACGACATGCTGTCCGGACAGGTCGACTACATGTTCGAGATGGTGCCGTCGGCGATCGGCTACCTGAAGGCCTCGCCGCCGAAGCTGCGTGCGCTCGCGGTCGCGCACGACAGGCGGCTGCCCAGCCTGCCAGACGTCCCGACCTTCGCGGAACTCGGCATCAGGCACATGGAAATCTCGAACTGGTTCGGCATCGTGGCGCCCAAGGGCACGCCGAAGGCGATCGTCGACAAGCTCAATGCGGCGATCAACCAGGCCCTCAGGGAGCCGGATCTCGCGCTGCGCATCACCGAGCCCGGCAACGTGGTCGGCGGCGGCACGCCCGCCCAGTTCGCGGAGTTCATCGGCGCGGAAACGCAGCGCTGGGGGCAGCTCATCCGCGACAGGAACATCAAGTCGGATTGA
- a CDS encoding isocitrate/isopropylmalate dehydrogenase family protein has protein sequence MKLIVLPCDGIGPEIVAATVDVLKAADSRFGLHLELDYDSVGFESLREYGTTLRDEVLTRARGYDGIVLGTQSHADYPAPEQGGRNVSAGFRIGLDLYANVRPARTRPFLPSNLREGKSMDLVIMREATEGFYPDRNMSRGWGEVMPSPDMALSTRKITRHCSERIARRAFELAMTRRKKVTAIHKANSFHMTDGLFLEAVRHVAKDFPEVALDDLLVDASTAQLVREPERFDVLVATNFYGDILSDLASELSGSLGLAGSIMASDTLCCAQAQHGSAPTIAGQDIANPTSMILSVAMMVRWVGDKQGNAAMQRAGDAMSAAVDATLANPATRTRDIGGAMGCKAFGAAVARALAAA, from the coding sequence ATGAAACTCATCGTGCTGCCGTGCGACGGCATCGGCCCCGAGATCGTCGCCGCCACCGTGGACGTGCTGAAGGCCGCGGACAGCCGCTTCGGCCTGCACCTGGAACTCGACTACGACAGCGTCGGCTTCGAGAGCCTGCGCGAATACGGCACCACGCTTCGCGACGAAGTGCTCACGCGGGCCCGCGGCTACGACGGCATCGTGCTCGGCACGCAGTCGCATGCCGACTATCCCGCGCCGGAGCAGGGCGGGCGCAACGTCTCGGCCGGGTTTCGCATCGGGCTCGACCTGTACGCGAACGTGCGCCCCGCGCGCACGCGCCCCTTCCTGCCGTCCAACCTGCGCGAGGGCAAATCGATGGACCTCGTCATCATGCGCGAGGCGACCGAGGGCTTCTATCCCGACCGCAACATGAGCCGAGGCTGGGGCGAGGTCATGCCCAGCCCGGACATGGCGCTGTCCACGCGCAAGATCACGCGCCATTGCAGCGAACGCATCGCGCGCCGCGCGTTCGAGCTCGCGATGACGCGCCGCAAAAAAGTCACCGCGATCCACAAGGCCAACAGTTTCCACATGACAGACGGCCTCTTTCTCGAAGCCGTGCGGCATGTCGCGAAGGACTTCCCAGAGGTCGCGCTGGACGACCTGCTGGTGGATGCCTCCACTGCGCAGCTGGTGCGCGAGCCCGAGCGCTTCGACGTGCTGGTCGCGACCAACTTCTACGGCGACATCCTCTCGGACCTCGCGAGCGAACTCTCCGGCAGCCTGGGCCTGGCCGGCTCGATCATGGCCAGCGACACGCTGTGCTGCGCGCAGGCCCAGCACGGTTCGGCCCCGACCATCGCGGGCCAGGACATCGCGAACCCGACCTCGATGATCCTGTCGGTCGCGATGATGGTGCGCTGGGTCGGCGACAAGCAGGGCAACGCCGCGATGCAGCGCGCGGGCGACGCGATGTCGGCGGCGGTGGACGCGACGCTCGCCAACCCCGCGACGCGTACGCGCGACATCGGCGGCGCCATGGGCTGCAAGGCGTTCGGCGCCGCGGTCGCCCGGGCCCTCGCCGCCGCCTGA
- a CDS encoding ArsR/SmtB family transcription factor: MEETDAIQQLAALAQAMRLRVFKALVVAGPEGLTPGQLAESLEAAPATLSFHLKELTHAGLVSQERDGRNLIYRANFEQMNALLSYLTEHCCQGAACGVAPGRCAPTKPSTRRKAS; this comes from the coding sequence ATGGAAGAAACAGATGCGATCCAGCAACTCGCGGCCCTCGCCCAGGCCATGCGCCTGCGCGTCTTCAAGGCGCTCGTCGTCGCCGGGCCGGAAGGCCTCACGCCGGGGCAGCTGGCCGAGTCGCTGGAAGCGGCGCCGGCCACGCTGTCCTTCCACCTGAAGGAATTGACGCACGCCGGGCTCGTTTCGCAGGAGCGGGACGGGCGCAACCTGATCTACCGCGCGAACTTCGAGCAGATGAACGCGCTGCTGTCCTACCTGACCGAGCATTGCTGCCAGGGCGCGGCATGCGGGGTCGCACCGGGGCGCTGCGCGCCCACCAAACCATCCACCAGGAGAAAAGCATCATGA
- a CDS encoding ArsI/CadI family heavy metal resistance metalloenzyme — protein sequence MKRFHVHVHVDDLAKNIAFYSAMFNAAPARTEGDYAKWMLQDPPVNFAISTRGDAPGVGHLGIQVESEEELSAMRAQAAKADMTLQDDGETTCCYARSDKYWVTDPQGVAWEQFHTLDSIPVFSQPRAAGASCCAGKAPDVKAEPAKACC from the coding sequence ATGAAGCGATTCCATGTCCACGTGCACGTCGACGACCTCGCGAAGAACATCGCGTTCTATTCGGCGATGTTCAACGCCGCACCGGCCCGCACCGAGGGCGACTATGCCAAGTGGATGCTGCAGGACCCGCCGGTGAACTTCGCGATCTCGACGCGCGGCGATGCGCCGGGCGTGGGCCACCTGGGCATCCAGGTCGAGAGCGAGGAAGAACTGTCGGCGATGCGCGCACAGGCCGCGAAGGCCGACATGACGCTGCAGGACGACGGCGAGACGACCTGCTGCTACGCGCGCAGCGACAAGTACTGGGTGACCGACCCCCAGGGCGTCGCCTGGGAGCAGTTCCACACGCTGGACAGCATTCCCGTGTTCAGCCAGCCGCGCGCGGCGGGTGCTTCGTGCTGCGCAGGCAAGGCGCCGGACGTGAAGGCCGAACCCGCGAAGGCGTGTTGCTGA
- a CDS encoding aquaporin, protein MRNLRRELFAEFIGTALLLCAVIGSGIMAERLSAGNTGVALLANTLATVFILYVLIEVLGPVSGAHFNPVVSVVLAVAGAGEGRARRTALFIAAQLAGAIAGAALANAMFDLSLLHASSKMRASPGQWLAEAVAAAGLIVVVLRAPRGRAAALVASYIGAAYWFTASTSFANPAAVLGRMMSDTFAGIAPASAAAFVAAQFAGGAVGMAVSRMLGPPDAQAG, encoded by the coding sequence GTGCGAAACCTGCGGCGCGAACTCTTCGCCGAATTCATCGGCACCGCGCTGCTGCTGTGCGCGGTGATCGGCTCGGGCATCATGGCCGAGCGGCTGAGCGCGGGCAACACCGGCGTGGCGCTGCTCGCGAACACGCTCGCCACCGTGTTCATCCTGTACGTGCTGATCGAGGTGCTCGGGCCGGTGAGCGGCGCGCATTTCAATCCGGTGGTCTCGGTGGTGCTCGCAGTCGCCGGCGCCGGCGAAGGCCGGGCACGGCGCACGGCGCTCTTCATTGCCGCACAGCTCGCCGGTGCGATCGCGGGCGCCGCGCTCGCCAATGCCATGTTCGACCTGTCCCTGCTGCATGCCAGCAGCAAGATGCGCGCGAGCCCGGGGCAGTGGCTGGCGGAGGCTGTCGCGGCGGCGGGCTTGATCGTGGTGGTGCTGCGCGCGCCCAGGGGCAGGGCTGCTGCGCTCGTCGCCAGCTACATCGGCGCGGCGTACTGGTTCACCGCCAGCACCTCGTTCGCCAACCCGGCGGCCGTGCTCGGTCGCATGATGAGCGACACCTTCGCGGGCATCGCGCCCGCGAGCGCAGCGGCATTCGTCGCGGCGCAGTTCGCAGGCGGCGCCGTGGGGATGGCGGTGTCCCGTATGCTGGGGCCGCCCGATGCGCAGGCCGGGTGA
- a CDS encoding TonB-dependent receptor has protein sequence MTHTSIASRRAGRPHAVAMAAFAACAAASTFAQSVGSTLAPVEIRGNYDNAVGSSDAASQGSVSARLIATRPTERTGEILEFVPGLIVSQHSGDGKANQYYLRGFNLDHGTDFATFVDGMPVNMRSHAHGQGYTDLNFLIPELVSRIDYRKGPYYAEEGDFASAGAAHLRLMDTLPAGIASLTLGQNRYTRALLAKSTAAGAGQLLYALDLARNDGPWVNPERLRKFNGLLRYSQGTRDEGFNVTAMGYSARWNATDQIPQRAVDAGLVDRYGAIDATDGGESSRYSVSAAMRQRNALGLLEVNAYAIRSRLDLFSNFTYYMDDPVGGDQFEQKERRSVAGLNLSQTWNMKLAGFDAVNRVGLQTRYDRVSPVGLYRTTARVQTSLDREDRVRETSAGVFAENTTQWHEKFRTVAGVRWDRYRFDVASNIAANSGKAGDHLASPKLSFIVGPWAKTEYFLNWGEGFHSNDARGTTQVLTPKDLLPTTPVTPLVKTRGSEIGLRTELVPGLQSSVALWRLRIASELVFVGDAGDTAPSRPSARHGVEWNNHYVADNGLLLDADFAISRSRYTQDDAAGNFIPGSIEKVVSLGVTIVDRGPWSGSVQLRYFGPRPLVEDNSVRSSSTVLTNARVAYKLDAKTRVALDVFNLFNRKASDIDYYYDSQLRGEASPVTDRVFHPVEPRAFRVTLTHNF, from the coding sequence GTGACACACACATCGATCGCCTCCCGGCGGGCAGGGCGCCCGCATGCCGTCGCCATGGCGGCCTTCGCGGCTTGCGCCGCCGCATCCACCTTCGCGCAGTCCGTCGGCTCCACGCTGGCGCCGGTCGAGATCCGCGGCAACTACGACAACGCCGTCGGCTCGTCGGACGCCGCGAGCCAGGGCAGCGTGAGCGCGCGCCTGATCGCGACGCGCCCGACGGAGCGCACCGGGGAGATCCTGGAATTCGTGCCCGGGCTGATCGTGAGCCAGCACAGCGGCGACGGCAAGGCCAACCAGTACTACCTGCGCGGCTTCAACCTCGACCACGGCACCGACTTCGCCACCTTCGTCGACGGCATGCCCGTCAACATGCGCAGCCATGCGCACGGGCAGGGCTACACGGACCTCAACTTCCTGATCCCCGAACTCGTCTCGCGCATCGACTACCGCAAGGGGCCGTACTACGCGGAAGAGGGCGACTTCGCGTCGGCGGGCGCCGCGCACCTGCGCCTCATGGACACATTGCCCGCAGGCATCGCCTCGCTCACGCTCGGGCAGAACCGCTACACGCGCGCGCTGCTGGCAAAGTCCACCGCGGCCGGCGCGGGCCAGCTGCTCTATGCGCTCGACCTCGCGCGCAACGACGGCCCGTGGGTGAACCCCGAAAGGCTGCGCAAGTTCAACGGGCTGCTGCGCTACAGCCAGGGCACGCGCGACGAAGGCTTCAACGTGACGGCCATGGGCTACAGCGCGCGCTGGAACGCCACCGACCAGATCCCGCAACGCGCGGTGGATGCGGGCCTCGTGGACCGCTACGGCGCGATCGATGCGACCGACGGCGGCGAGAGCTCGCGCTACAGCGTGTCCGCCGCGATGCGGCAGCGCAATGCGCTCGGCCTCCTCGAAGTCAATGCCTACGCCATCCGCTCCCGCCTGGACCTCTTCAGCAACTTCACCTACTACATGGACGACCCGGTGGGCGGCGACCAGTTCGAGCAGAAGGAGCGCAGGAGCGTCGCGGGACTGAACCTGAGCCAGACGTGGAACATGAAGCTGGCGGGCTTCGATGCCGTCAACCGCGTGGGCCTGCAGACACGCTACGACCGCGTGTCGCCCGTCGGCCTGTACCGGACGACCGCGCGCGTGCAGACCTCGCTCGATCGCGAAGACCGCGTGCGCGAGACGAGCGCGGGCGTGTTCGCGGAGAACACGACGCAGTGGCACGAGAAGTTCCGCACCGTGGCGGGCGTGCGCTGGGATCGCTACCGCTTCGATGTCGCAAGCAACATCGCCGCGAACTCCGGCAAGGCGGGCGACCACCTCGCGTCGCCCAAGCTGTCCTTCATCGTGGGGCCCTGGGCGAAGACGGAGTACTTCCTCAACTGGGGCGAAGGCTTCCACAGCAACGACGCACGCGGCACCACGCAGGTGCTCACGCCGAAAGACCTGCTGCCGACCACGCCCGTCACGCCGCTCGTGAAGACGCGCGGCAGCGAAATCGGCCTGCGCACCGAACTCGTCCCCGGCCTGCAAAGTTCGGTCGCGCTCTGGCGCCTGCGCATCGCGTCCGAGCTGGTGTTCGTCGGCGATGCGGGCGATACCGCGCCGAGCCGCCCCAGCGCGCGCCACGGCGTGGAATGGAACAACCACTATGTCGCGGACAACGGCCTGCTGCTGGATGCGGACTTCGCGATCTCCCGCTCGCGCTACACGCAGGACGACGCTGCCGGCAATTTCATCCCCGGCTCGATCGAGAAGGTGGTGTCGCTCGGGGTGACGATCGTGGACCGGGGTCCCTGGTCCGGCAGCGTGCAGCTGCGCTACTTCGGGCCGCGCCCGCTCGTGGAAGACAACTCGGTGCGCTCGTCGAGCACCGTGCTCACCAACGCGCGCGTCGCGTACAAGCTCGACGCGAAGACGCGCGTGGCGCTGGACGTCTTCAACCTGTTCAACCGCAAGGCAAGCGACATCGACTATTACTACGATTCGCAGTTGCGCGGCGAAGCCTCGCCGGTCACGGACCGGGTGTTCCATCCCGTGGAGCCGCGGGCCTTCCGGGTGACCTTGACGCACAACTTCTGA
- a CDS encoding aspartate/glutamate racemase family protein: protein MAALIAPRIALIHATPLAVQPVAVAFDELWPQANRMNLLDDSLSQDRAAAGELNAAMTQRFVDLALYARGCGARGILFTCSAFGPAIEAAAQAVGVPTLKPNEAMFDEALARCAQLGGSRTVGLLTTFAPTAQSLREEFVQLAVDRGASVELEVACADGAMEALSAGDAAGHDRLVLEHAHRLSRCDLLLLGQFSMASTRAAVEAAVGRPVLTSPHSAVRAMRTALRAD, encoded by the coding sequence ATGGCCGCTCTCATTGCACCAAGAATCGCCTTGATACACGCGACGCCACTGGCCGTGCAGCCGGTCGCGGTGGCCTTCGACGAGTTGTGGCCGCAGGCGAATCGCATGAACCTGCTGGACGATTCGCTCTCGCAGGACCGCGCGGCGGCTGGCGAATTGAATGCAGCGATGACGCAGCGCTTCGTCGACCTCGCGCTCTATGCGCGCGGCTGCGGCGCGCGCGGCATCCTTTTCACCTGCTCCGCGTTCGGCCCGGCGATCGAAGCCGCCGCGCAGGCCGTCGGCGTGCCCACGCTCAAGCCCAACGAGGCGATGTTCGACGAGGCCCTGGCGCGTTGCGCGCAGCTCGGCGGCTCGCGCACCGTCGGCCTGCTCACGACCTTCGCGCCCACGGCGCAGAGCCTGCGCGAGGAGTTCGTGCAGCTCGCGGTGGACCGCGGCGCGTCGGTGGAACTGGAAGTGGCCTGCGCCGATGGCGCGATGGAGGCGCTTTCGGCCGGGGACGCGGCCGGGCACGACCGGCTGGTGCTGGAGCACGCGCACCGGCTCTCCCGCTGCGACCTGCTCCTGCTGGGCCAGTTCTCCATGGCGTCCACGCGCGCGGCGGTCGAAGCCGCCGTCGGCCGCCCGGTCCTCACGAGCCCGCACAGCGCGGTGCGCGCCATGCGCACCGCGCTGCGCGCGGACTGA
- the otnK gene encoding 3-oxo-tetronate kinase: MTRPLLGCIADDFTGATDLANNLVRGGMRVVQAIGVPDAPLDEPADAIVVALKSRTIPADQAVAQSLEALCWLQAQGVQQVYFKYCSTFDSTRAGNIGPVTEALMDALGCDFTIACPAFPDNGRTVFKGYLFVGDELLHESGMRNHPLTPMTDSNLVRVLQSQSKGKVGLVDYRSVARGPAGIAQRIEQLRAQGVRMAVVDATSNDELIAAGPAWAGLPLVTAGSGIAIGLPQNFGLHAGTGEAAQLPPAQGLRAIVSGSCSVATNAQVVEFLRSGGAGFAIDPLQLAAGQDVPAQALEWARSRLEAGPVLVYATAEPASVRAVQDRLGVEAAGALVENALAAIAQGLVRAGVAQLVVAGGETSGACVQALGIARMRIGPQIAPGVPWCHARSPLAPQGLHLALKSGNFGGAGFFRDAFELLR; the protein is encoded by the coding sequence ATGACAAGACCCCTGCTGGGCTGTATCGCGGACGACTTCACCGGCGCGACCGACCTCGCCAACAACCTGGTGCGCGGCGGCATGCGCGTGGTGCAGGCGATCGGCGTGCCGGACGCACCGCTCGACGAGCCGGCCGATGCCATCGTGGTCGCGCTCAAGAGCCGCACCATTCCCGCGGACCAGGCGGTCGCGCAATCGCTGGAGGCGCTGTGCTGGCTGCAAGCGCAGGGCGTGCAGCAGGTGTACTTCAAATACTGCTCGACCTTCGACTCCACGCGCGCGGGCAACATCGGGCCGGTGACGGAAGCCCTGATGGACGCGCTGGGCTGCGACTTCACCATCGCCTGCCCCGCCTTTCCGGACAACGGCCGCACGGTCTTCAAGGGCTACCTCTTCGTGGGCGACGAGCTGCTGCATGAATCGGGCATGCGCAACCACCCGCTCACGCCGATGACGGATTCGAACCTCGTGCGCGTCCTGCAGTCGCAATCGAAGGGAAAGGTCGGACTGGTCGACTACCGCAGCGTCGCACGCGGGCCGGCCGGCATCGCGCAACGCATCGAACAACTGCGGGCGCAGGGCGTTCGCATGGCGGTGGTCGACGCGACGAGCAATGACGAACTGATCGCCGCAGGCCCCGCCTGGGCGGGGCTGCCGCTGGTCACCGCGGGCTCGGGCATCGCGATCGGCCTGCCGCAGAATTTCGGCTTGCATGCGGGCACGGGCGAAGCGGCGCAGCTGCCGCCCGCGCAGGGCCTGCGCGCCATCGTGTCGGGCAGCTGCTCCGTCGCGACGAATGCGCAGGTGGTGGAGTTCCTGCGCTCCGGCGGCGCGGGCTTCGCGATCGATCCCCTGCAGCTGGCCGCGGGCCAGGACGTGCCGGCGCAGGCGCTGGAATGGGCCCGCTCGCGGCTGGAGGCGGGGCCGGTGCTGGTCTACGCGACGGCCGAGCCCGCGTCCGTGCGCGCGGTGCAGGACCGCCTGGGGGTCGAAGCCGCGGGTGCGCTGGTGGAGAACGCCCTGGCCGCCATCGCGCAGGGCCTGGTGCGGGCCGGTGTCGCGCAACTCGTGGTGGCGGGGGGTGAAACCTCGGGCGCCTGCGTGCAGGCGCTCGGCATCGCGCGCATGCGCATCGGGCCGCAGATCGCGCCCGGCGTGCCCTGGTGCCACGCGCGTTCGCCGCTCGCGCCGCAAGGCCTGCACCTGGCGTTGAAGTCGGGCAATTTCGGCGGGGCGGGGTTCTTCCGCGACGCCTTCGAGCTACTGCGCTGA
- a CDS encoding Fe-Mn family superoxide dismutase: protein MSNPYPASELRTQPLPVDPARLHGLSEKIVRSHHENNYGGAVKRLNAIRAELAALEFATAPGFQLNGLKREELIATNSMLLHELHFASLGGDGVTMQPAMALALTASFAGIERWREEFVAMGKALGGGSGWVLLCFQPRDGTLVNQWAADHTHAIAGGVPILALDMYEHAYHMDFGAQAGAWVDAFMKNIDWDAVYARYQSAVHGATEALAVERSEIADAQLVDVRRAGVYEQAGQVIPGATWHDPAAVGAWGASLPKDREVVVYCVYGHEVGRSTALRLRAQGVNAKFMRGGIDGWKGAGLPLADKAAS, encoded by the coding sequence TTGTCCAATCCATATCCCGCTTCCGAACTGCGCACCCAACCCCTCCCGGTCGATCCGGCCAGGCTCCATGGCTTGTCCGAAAAGATCGTGCGCAGCCACCACGAGAACAACTACGGCGGTGCGGTCAAACGCCTGAACGCGATCCGCGCCGAATTGGCGGCACTGGAGTTCGCCACGGCCCCGGGCTTCCAGCTCAACGGGCTCAAGCGCGAGGAACTCATCGCCACCAACTCGATGCTGCTGCACGAGCTGCACTTCGCGTCGCTGGGCGGCGATGGCGTCACCATGCAGCCTGCCATGGCGCTCGCGCTCACCGCGAGTTTCGCCGGCATCGAGCGTTGGCGCGAGGAGTTCGTCGCAATGGGCAAGGCCCTGGGCGGCGGCTCGGGCTGGGTGCTGCTGTGCTTCCAGCCGCGCGACGGGACGCTCGTCAACCAGTGGGCGGCCGACCACACGCACGCGATCGCAGGAGGCGTGCCGATCCTGGCCCTCGACATGTACGAGCATGCGTACCACATGGACTTCGGCGCGCAGGCCGGCGCCTGGGTGGACGCTTTCATGAAGAACATCGATTGGGATGCCGTCTATGCCCGCTACCAGTCCGCCGTGCATGGCGCGACCGAAGCGTTGGCGGTGGAGCGCTCGGAGATCGCCGATGCGCAGTTGGTCGACGTCCGGCGCGCGGGCGTGTACGAACAGGCCGGGCAGGTCATTCCCGGGGCCACGTGGCACGACCCGGCGGCCGTCGGAGCGTGGGGCGCCAGCCTGCCGAAGGACAGGGAAGTCGTCGTCTATTGCGTCTATGGACACGAAGTGGGGCGCAGCACGGCCCTGCGCTTGCGTGCCCAGGGGGTGAACGCGAAGTTCATGCGCGGCGGGATCGACGGCTGGAAGGGCGCCGGATTGCCGCTCGCCGACAAGGCGGCCTCCTGA